The Cryptomeria japonica chromosome 6, Sugi_1.0, whole genome shotgun sequence genomic interval TTTTCCTCATTCCAATCAATCCAATAAAATGATAACGACAAATTTATGGTTTGGGTCTTAAATAATTGTATGTCATAAAGTTGAGAATCTCAATGTCAAGTATAGATTCTAGTGCTGCCAACAATACGAACATATTCTCCCATTAGATCAAACAATTCAAAACTTGAAACAAGTTGCAGTTCTGGATGATACATGATACTTGAAACAAGTTGCAACTTGAGCATGCCAATCTACATCGAATTCTACATGACAACTTAATTATAGATCTCTTTAAATATTGGTCTTTAATTATGGAAAACATACTCTAGTGAAATGTTTTTTTACTTTTTAGCAAGCAATGTTGAGCATTCCTAACTCCATTAAGTTGTGATCATTCAAAAAGTAAGCTGGCGCACTTATAGTAATGTTGTCTCAGTTTCCAAACTCGGCAGGAATTCCTAAAAAATAATCTTGGTCATTTTCATTGCTCTGTAATAGCAGACAATAATGAAAACTAAACTAAGGTGTAGGGAAACTGAATAATCCCTGTGACGTAGATAGTTAAACTGTATACTTACAAACTTATACTCAGTTAAACTATGGACACTTACAAATTAATACTCAGCTAAATTGTGGACTTGAGTTCTGCAATCGATCAAAATTGATATTCTAGTTCAGGTTTGAAAAGACTTTACATATTATATGCAGAGATGGAAAGCTAAGTTGTATATGGTAATCAGAGGTTTGAAATCCAAAATCCATATTAAAATTGTTCAATAGATTTAAAGTGAGTTTACATCGGGTGAAACAAAATTCATATGGACTTTTGGGTTCAAGAATGATACAGATTTCAAACTTCATGAAATTGTAGAGGTGAGATTGTGAGTGAATTACAATTAAATGCAGTCTCAAGTCTGTATTATTAATTATAAGACTACAGACTTGATCTATATGCTCCGTTAGACTCTATAAAGTGACTGAGAACTAAAAATTTAAATATGGTGAGCTAGATTGACCACTCTGGATTATACATATTTATGGGTAAAAGAATTAAACTAATTACGGTAAATAAAAAATTAGAttctttatttttgaaattcgattaaataaACAAAAGGCTGGCAAAATATAAATTTGTAATCAAATGCAAATTCAAATGTTCGTACCTATTGTATTTCCTCGTGCTTGTGATATGTAGTTCTGCTTcatttctcctcctcctcctcctcctcctcctcatcatcatcatcactactgCCTGAAAAATCACCACCCACGAAAAAAGAcaaatgcaaaataccaaaaaaGCCTTTTTGAAAACAATCTACACATAAAAATACAAATGAAAAACACATACCAAACATATTAGAGTAAAACTTACAGACAATAAAAACAGAGGCGACATGGCCATGCCAAACAAAAACAGAATGAAagctaagaaaaaaaaaaaaaaacatagaatgatggacaaagaaaccaacaaaacAGAATATGATGTAAACAGAACTTTCTAGACATTCATTAAGTCACTGAAGTGAATCTGACTTCAACAAACAAACTGTTAACATCAATGTGAATGAAACAAAAAATTTGTATATTAACATtactattaaatatatataaattcaaGTTCAcaacaaattttaatttattttaaaattactcCACTTTTAGCATAAGTAGCCATTTGCTAAATGCCTGCTTTATGTTATCCACATCATTGTTGTTTTCCTGGAGCTACACCATCTCCAGCAATGCGTGCAACATGCTTACATGTTGTCTTCCCTTATATTGGCTGAGCATTCTTCTACCTCTGCAAATTTTGCTGGTCCATGGCTACCATAATAAGCTAATATACATACTGATTCTCCTTTCCGAAATCAGTCTTGTTagacaattaaaaatttaaatcattttaGCCACAATATTGCTATACTGACACAGATAATAATCAAAATTTCAAATGTACATTGCCCCTCCTTTGAGCTTAAGATATATTTCCCATGAGGTCTTAAGGGAGTGACAGAATCTTTGTTATTATGAACATTCAAACCATGTGATAAATAATGTACCATGCTAGAGGGCAGAAACCTATCCAAAGTTTGGTCAAGAGTCCTGTAATCAAATATCTTGTGTCATCATTATGAAGAAAACTCCATAATATGCGTTGTTCTGGTTGGTAGATCTCTAATATAAAGATAAGTAAGAGAAGGACATGTGGCTTGATCATTAGGAAGATAAGTGCGAAGATTGGTTGCTTGACGATCTAATATGTTTGAAGACGGGGTTCTAACAATATTAGTTTTGAATAAAGGTTCAAAGAAGTCACCTATGACAAAGCTTACAAGAAGCAAGGTAGCAGAGCATACTTCAGGAGATCATTTAAAAGGTCATTCATAGGCCCCTCAATGAGTAAACCCATAAGATGGTAACCTACAGAATGTCAAGTTCCCACATGCTTCTTGAATGGTAAGTTTGGGGTCGTCATTGTTCTCTATGGTATAGTGGTGTTGAGAAAAGGAGAGCCTTTTGTAAACTTCAAAACTTGGCCAAACCCTAACTAAGAAAAAACTCCATAAAAAAGAGTACGAATGATAGAAATagggtttgagtgaagtccttaaTACTGTTAAACCTCATATCAGGATTATCATAAATTTAAAACCCTTGTGATCATTTTTTGCCTCTGTCAACTATAAAAGTCTTCTGTGAATATTTATGTTGAGTTTTGCTTTATTGTCAATGAAAGAGACTATGCAACGGTGAAAAGGAAGAGGTTGACATTACTGCATGAATAGTAGAATGGTAGGTCATGAATTTCATAACTATGATTATAATGCTTTGATAAATTTTAGAGGGGCAGTATCAAGCTGTGAACACAACATCATAGGGTGAACTATGAATAAGTCATGAACATCTTCAGACTTCAATAAACAAACGCACAAAGATGATAGTCCTAGTGATGACAATCCTCATGTCAAATCATAGTGGGAAAACTTTCTAGATGGATAATTTCATTGATTTGGCATTTCATTTTTACAGTACAGTTCATTCCTTGAAATATCCATAAAAGAAAAGGGTGATAGTCTTTGCAAGAATTGTTAACCTTGAAAATCCTGAAGTAAGAAGTCTGCCATGCTCAGTTCACTAAACTTGCATGCCTTGACTGAAATTGTATATCCATCATGATACATTGAAATCAGAGAGCGTGATCTAGACAATGACAGAGTTGAAAAGGTTAAGTAGGACAAAGAATCAGTGACAGTGTACTGGGACTTGTGGAGTGCATCATGAAAGATGTATGACAGAGGCCAAAGCTTTCAATAATCAATAAGAGCATAGAATACAAAGAGAAAAGATAGCAAGTACCACTATCAAAATTCTCCTTAGAATTCCTATGTCTGAGTGAACACCAAAATGCTGAATATCGATACAGTATGCATGGTTGGAAGACATTGTTAAATGAATCATGATAGTGAACAAAACTGCTATGAAGGTATGAGAAATATGAATCAAAACACTATAGGTAGAGGTGGTTTAGTGCATATGACAGGGCCATTGACAGATTATATGACAATGTGATAAATTAAACCAAGTGAAATAATGGCCATGTGGATGACAGTAATAAATACCAGTGCATAATAGTCCAAGGATCATAAAATAAGCACAAGGGAAAGTGGAAAGAAAGTTAAAAATTAAAAGCAATCAGAATCCTAgatggtagtagaggttcgtgacAGTGAACTAATTTGCAAATTAGAgattctaggacaagggcatggtatTTTGACAAAATCTGGGTCAAGTGGCAGTCTAGAGACCTAATCATCATAAAGGAGAATACAATTCACGCATAACAGTAGCAAGAAAAAATCTGTGagttctttcttcaagttctatgGACTGTTGGAAAAAGTAGATAGTTTTTATGACACAGAAACAGTATGATAATTGTATCAAGGCCCAAACACtgatctaagagaaaaacattTAGGAGATAAATAACAAAAATGCATGGTAGAGGCATGACAGTAGGATGGTAAATATAAAAAGACCATGCACCATGCAATAGTGAGGTGCTATAATAGTCACTAAAGTTCTCATGAATGATTGTCGGTCTTTGAAGGATACAGATGACAGACCTAGTAGATGACTGAACTTGACAGAGACCTCGTAGGGAATCAGATGAACAAGATATGCATAAAACATGGGAGAAAGATGCTTTAGTGAATCAAACAACTGGCAGCTACTATTATTAGTATTAGAGAATCTCCTACACCCTCTTAAGGGATTTGATCACCTGCAAGTCGCTTCTCACATGACCTGAAATCAGGGAGAGGGTAGTCATGGTAGCCTGGAGGAGTTTTAGATAGTTGCAAGCATATAAAGATCAATTGGTAAGTTGGAAGGTAGGTGAGAAGATATAGAGGACAATTTGTGCAAGGACAATTGCAGACAGGGGATGAGTCAGCTGGGTTCCCAAGGAAAGGAATTGACTCAACAAGCAATCAAGGAAAGCATAAGATATCCTAGATTGCAGACCAACTTCTTCAATTGCTGCCAagcattaatttaatattataaaactAATGAAATGGTAACAAAAGTCCTAGATTGCAGACCATCACTACAGAGTACAGAGATGAGTCAGAATGTCTCAAATGCTATTGCTCAACAGAATCTTTGTGTTCTCTATTGGCCAAGTTAACATTCatgtcataaaaataaaatatgattaCATTCTACATGGCATAAAATACAATTCTATcgtttttgaaattaaaaattacctTATCAAAAACATATATCCATTAACCAGATGAAACagaaaagaggaaaaaccaccAGATCAATTTAAGTAATTAAACTCGAGAGGAAAAACCACCAGATCAATTTAAGTAATTAAACTCGAGAGGAAAAACCAGCAATCAATTTAAGTAATTAAACTCAAGAATTCCTTTGTAGACGTTGGGTATGTGGGACTTACAACATTCCTCCGCACATGATTGGTGTTGCGGATGACCTCTGAGGCGTTGGAGACATCACTCCCTCGGACAACATTCCTCCGCAGATAGGGCACACCAAATGGTAAATTCACCCCTTGCAGGAAAGGGCATCGAGCCCTATACCACGAACCCATAAATTCAGTTCCCTAAAATCTTTC includes:
- the LOC131065861 gene encoding uncharacterized protein LOC131065861 isoform X1 produces the protein MGSWYRARCPFLQGVNLPFGVPYLRRNVVRGSDVSNASEVIRNTNHVRRNVAVVMMMMRRRRRRRRRNEAELHITSTRKYNSIDDKEDGEEIAKQLVKAIKFCLSEVPNK
- the LOC131065861 gene encoding uncharacterized protein LOC131065861 isoform X2, which codes for MGSWYRARCPFLQGVNLPFGVPYLRRNVVRGSDVSNASEVIRNTNHVRRNVAVVMMMMRRRRRRRRRNEAELHITSTRKYNRRVATY